The DNA window CGGCCAGGAAGGGCTCCACCCCATAGGCGTGGATCGGGTTGAAATAGCCCATCAGGATGATCGGCGTGTCGGCATCCTGCTTGCGGAAGCCGCGGACCATCTCCAGCGTCCTGTGCACCGTCATCCCGGCCTTCAGTGCGCGCAGCGAGGAGGCCTGGATCGCCGGGCCGTCGGCCATCGGATCGGTGAAGGGCATGCCCAGCTCGATCAGGTCGGCGCCAGCGGCGGGCAGGCCGTTCAGCACCGACTGCGAGACGGCGGGATCGGGATCGCCGGCGGTGATGAAGGTGACCAGACCGGCGCGTCCCTCCGCCTTCAGCGCATTGAACCGGCGGGCGATGCGGCCATCGGCCCCAACATCGGCACTCTTCATGTCGGCACTCACAGTTCCACTCCCAGATGCTTGGCGACGGAGAAGATGTCCTTGTCGCCGCGGCCCGACAGGCACAGCACCATCAGGTGGTCCTTGGGCAGTTTCGGTGCGCGCTTGATGACTTCGGCAAGGCCGTGGGCGGATTCCAGCGCCGGGATGATGCCCTCGGTGCGGGCGCAGAGCTGGAAGGCGTCCAGCGCCTCCTGGTCGGTGGCATAGGCGTATTCGACGCGGCCGACGTCATGCAGCCAGCTGTGCTCCGGCCCGATGCCGGGATAGTCGAGGCCAGCGGAGATCGAGTGGCCTTCCAGGATCTGGCCGTCCTCGTCCTGCAGCAGATAGGTGCGGTTGCCGTGCAGCACGCCCGGACGCCCGCCGTTGATCGAGGCAGCATGGTCGAGCGGCCCCTTCTCGATGCCGCGGCCGGCGGCCTCGACGCCGATCATCTGCACCGAGGAATCGTCCAGGAACGGGTGGAACATGCCGATGGCGTTCGACCCGCCGCCGACGCAGGCGACCAGGCTGTCGGGCAGGCGGCCTTCCAGTTCCTGCATCTGGGTCCGCACCTCGTCGCCGATCACCGACTGGAAATCGCGGACCATGGCGGGGTAGGGGTGCGGGCCGGCGGCGGTGCCGATGATGTAGAAGGTGTCGGCGACGTTGGTGACCCAGTCGCGCAGCGCCTCGTTCATCGCGTCCTTCAGCGTGCCGCTGCCCGACGTCACCGGGCGCACCTCGGCCCCCAGCAGCTTCATGCGGAAGACGTTGGGCTGCTGGCGGGCGATGTCGGTCTCGCCCATGTAGATGACGCAGGGCATGTCGTAGAGCGCGCAGACCGTCGCGGTCGCCACGCCATGCTGGCCGGCGCCCGTCTCGGCGATGATGCGGGTCTTGCCCATGCGCCGGGCCAGCAGGATCTGACCGATGCAGTTGTTGATCTTGTGCGCGCCGGTGTGGTTCAGCTCCTCGCGCTTGAAGTAGATCTTGGCCCCGCCCAGCTGCTCGGTCAGCCGCTGGGCGTAATAGAGCGGGTTGGGGCGGCCGACATACTGCTTCAGCTGCTGGCGCATCTCGCCTTCGAAGGCGGGATCGGCCCGCGCCTCGCGATAGGCCTTCTCGACCTCCAGGATCAGGGGCATCAGCGTCTCGGCGACGAAACGGCCGCCGAAAATTCCGAAATGCCCGCGCTCGTCGGGACCGGAGCGGTAGGTGTTCAGTTTGGTCATCGTCTGCGGCACTGCCTGAAGTCGAAGGAAAGCCGGGATAGGGCTCGGTCTTGCGGGCGGGAGTCCGGTCCGGACGCCGGCCGAGCGCGCCACCATACCGGTGGGACGCGCCGATTTGAAGCGCCGGGCCGCGGAAATCGGTGATTTCCACCCGTCCGCAAACATGGAGCGGGGCTTTGCATGGACAAGGCCGCGCCCTTACACTGGCGCCTTCTTCATTCCGGAGCATGCTTCCGATGACGCAGCGGATGCCGCCGTCGCTTCTCCCCACGGATCTCCAGCCGGTTCCCCGCCGGATTCTGGTGGTGGAGGACAGTCCGCTGAACCAGATGCTGGTCACCGCCATCCTCGCCCAGGCCGGCCACCGCGCCGACACCGCCAACAATGGGCTGGAAGCGGTGATGGCGGCACAGGCCGGCGGCTACGACCTGATCCTGATGGATTT is part of the Azospirillum lipoferum 4B genome and encodes:
- the trpB gene encoding tryptophan synthase subunit beta translates to MTKLNTYRSGPDERGHFGIFGGRFVAETLMPLILEVEKAYREARADPAFEGEMRQQLKQYVGRPNPLYYAQRLTEQLGGAKIYFKREELNHTGAHKINNCIGQILLARRMGKTRIIAETGAGQHGVATATVCALYDMPCVIYMGETDIARQQPNVFRMKLLGAEVRPVTSGSGTLKDAMNEALRDWVTNVADTFYIIGTAAGPHPYPAMVRDFQSVIGDEVRTQMQELEGRLPDSLVACVGGGSNAIGMFHPFLDDSSVQMIGVEAAGRGIEKGPLDHAASINGGRPGVLHGNRTYLLQDEDGQILEGHSISAGLDYPGIGPEHSWLHDVGRVEYAYATDQEALDAFQLCARTEGIIPALESAHGLAEVIKRAPKLPKDHLMVLCLSGRGDKDIFSVAKHLGVEL